ATGATAATGTCCTGCTGTCTGGATTGGATCATGAATGTGGGGTCCGGCCACAGGGCAGACAGGAAATAGGGCACAAACACCACATTGATTGTATgctctgtaattagatttcaccaaccaagtaacaagtgtgaactccccaGCCTTACCATGGAGTGACATACAGTCCCCTTGGGCTATCTTGTCGATCGGGCAAGCCTGCTTCAGTGATGGATGGTTCCTtctaccaaaaatcacaacaatattcagattGCTCCCATTCCCAGAGGACCAGTCATTTACCCTAAGTCAGTTGTACCCCACATCTCTCACCAAAGGCAACTCTTGTAGCgagtcctgtaataaactaacgaaagatttattaactaggaaaaggaaataagagttaaatacaaggttaaagcaggtaacatacatgcacaaatgagttagtcttagATGACAAAAGGTAATAGAAATTTCTATAATAAGCAAACTCCATATTTCCTTTAGGGCTAACTCAGGCAAAACAGCTGGGGGGGTCTTCTGCTTGTGCTTAGTGATTCTTGCCCCTTTAGAGTCCAAGCAGCAAAAAGAACCCTGTTTCTCcttgggggagaagagggggaggagtgcaattaacaaagtctttgttcttttgtctcacaatggctcatttggtttaAAAGGCAGCCTGTAGGAAGCCAGCTTTTGCATTAGAGAAGGCTTCTCTCCTGTTTGagttacacagttacagaggtttacaatgcaaatgctcaatataactttatacccTGGgttacagatgttataagtgagatcaatagATGCACATCTGACAAGCATTTCATCaggtctaaacacattcttaacaACTTAAGATCTAGGTCggggattctcaaactgtggtcgaGACCCCAAAGTGcgttgtgaccccattttaatggggccaccagggctggcattagacttgctggggcctaggACTGAAGGTAGAAGCCCAAGCACCATCACCTGGGGCCAAaccaaagggcttcagccctgggtggcaggactcaggttacaggccccccacctggggctgaagcccttggactttggCTTCCCTGCCCTAGGTAGTGGGGCTTGAGCTTTAGCTTTGCCCTTCCACTCTGAGCTGGTGGGGCTCGGGTAGGCTCAAactttaattccccccccccccctcctgggTTCataaagtaatttttgttgtcagaagggggttgcggtgcagtgaagtttgagagcccctgatctaggttaacaatgctaacacgcaggtgagccagactggtttctacctatgcatttgtcagtgttcagtgaggcccagGAGCCTTGGCATGAGCTAGCATCTGGTTTACCAGTGCCTCAGATACCAATTTAAGTTTGTTCAAAGGTGTATATGGTACCTCTCTCTGTCCTCTATTGTAATCCAGTTTCATACATAATTATAATTTTTCACTACATGAACACTAATTCTCAAACCTCTGTAAAATTTGTTCACTCCATTTTCTCATTTCAGCTTGAATGATGTTGTGGCTGTGGGACCTGATCACTTCTACGCTACTAATGACCACTATTTCTCTGACTCCATCTTGATGTACTTGGAGATGTTCTTGGGTTTGACCTGGTCAAATGTTGTCTACTACAGTCCAACAGAAGTTAAAGAGGTAGCCTCTGGGTTTTACTCAGCCAATGGAATTAACATTTCACCAGACAAAAAGTAAGTCTCTTTTGGTCTCCTTATACATTTAATGGACCAAATGATGAAAAGAAACTCAGACAATATTCCTGAATTTTACATGCAAATATTTGCATGTGCAGATTGTGTGGTTAGTCGTCTAAATTGACTTGTGGGTGTACATTTGGTTAGTTGACTGGGTGCTCTTTGTAAAATACGGTTGTAATAAGTAATCTGAAGTGATTATATAACTTTTATATAATTTTATTCAACTATTGGTGGTATTTTATCCAATAATATcaaagaaattacattttaacCAACCTGATACTTacgtttttttaaatgcttgcaAGAATTAATGGATAATATTCCTTCTAAAATTGTAATAAGGGCAACTGTTCATTTAACTTTTACAGACTACCACAGCCTGGGAGCCTGTTTCAGAGTGTAAACCATTTGTACAATTTGTGACTGGtatttttacaaaatatgtaTTTGTGACACTATTGATCGGAGTCCTGGTTGTAACATTAAAACACCTTGGAACACCATTAGTACTTCAGGCATCTGTCTTGAGTTCAGTGTGTGGTGGACAGCTTGGAATTCttataaatatttcaaaatatcagTTTAAAGCTTCTAAAAATCAAGGCTTACAAATAAAGAATCAATTTACTTTTATCTCTGTGTAGACACCTTGTTAATAGACTCTTTCGTTTGAAGGTATGTTTATATTGCTGACCTGCTGGCTCATAGTATCCATGTTATGGAAAAACACGCTAACTGGAGTCTAACTCAATTGAAGGTAAGCGGTTTGCCACTTAAAACAAGAGCCTAATCCATGTTTGAAATGTAGTGTGTACCCTTTAGGGAGCCTAGATCTCTCAATCATAGCCTGATTATGGGTAGAGAATGTGTTAATATACATGCAAACCAAACTGCTGGGGGGCTGTGGTTGGCTCCTGTGGTACTGAGGGGAGAGGTATTCCTGTGGAATTTCATGTGAGCCATTATTATTGTTCACTGCAGCCTAATACCAGCAACCTTAAAATGAACCTTGAATTTGGCCCTGATCACGTTCTCCTTCGAGGCGCTATCGACCTGTTGATGCAGTTAGTGCTCATTCATTAATGCAGCCTGCAAACAGAAAGCAGCTTTCAGAGCAGCAAGTAGTATCTGACTGGGAAACAGAGGGCAATTTACAGAACATAAATATTCCAATTTTCCTGCCTGGGGATTTGGACATCTCCCTttttatgtcaatgggagttacttCCCTCCTGCCTAGAGATAATTGGTCCCATAGCATACAAGGCAGGTGTTATGAGATGGTGGTAACACACCTGATATGCTACGGTAATTATGACATGTGGTTGCTGTGGGCCTGTAGAAGAGGCTGTAACATGTTTCACACATCTGTATTAGCGGAGGGGCTCCTGTTGTTGGTAGTTCTGTAAATTGCCCCAAATGGTTTGGTTACTGTTCCCTATATAATAATGGGATCTGGGGGTTAACACACAAACTGGGTAAAATTTCAGATCATGAAATAAATGCCTGCAGAGTGAATTAACAGGCGACGTTCCAGCTAGGAACTCGGATGTTCTGATTTGGGGACCAATTCACCTAGCTATTTCTAATACCAGCTTTTTAATGTCTGTTCAGCCACTCatgtctctttccctcccccacacctacACAAaggatcatagaaccatagaaacatagggctggaagggacctcaagagatcatctagtctaccccgctgaggcaggattaactCTTTAACTCTTCCATATTTTCAATTTACTTTCCTTTCCATGGATTTCTTACTCAGACCTCAGATTCTGGAATTGGTTCTGCTGCATCCTGGTCCCCAGCATAAACCAGAGcaacctcagggctgctctaaaatACCAAGACTGTCAACACTCTTCCAAGGCCATTCCAGCAGCTGGGCATCAGCAGATGTAGAGATGTTCTATTCGCATTCCCTATACCAGGCGCTGAGTTGATGGTTTAGTAGCTGCTGCTATAGGCTTTTCCCCTATGCTGGGGAAATTCTCAAGGGGCTGATTACACCAGCTTTAAGGCTGCTTTAAGCCACTGGAGCAGCACAACCCAGCCAAAGGGGAgaaaggatctggcccactatgCAGATGatctatttttaatattaaatatttgtacatGATGCCACTGGCATGCATGTCATTGTACGTAGATATTCAAAGACATTGCCTCTGCCCTGAGGAATTTTTATAAGGAAGAGGCCTTTGTTTGGATAGTTACCTGGAAATGGGAACATCTGCAGTTACATTGGAtaagattatttatgaataaaaGTTTTGGAAAGGATAGAAACCCCTCTGGACAAGTTTTTCCATAATTGCCCAGTTTCAGCTTCTTACACTGGGGTTTTGCACTGAAGCATCAGGTGCCTGGCCACTGTTGGTGACAGGATATTGGACAAAATGAACCATGGGTATGACCCAGTGTGGCAGCTGATAGCATCCCAGCAGATAACTTTCCCAAGGACAGCTTTCCTTTCCACCTGATCTGTCTCTTCTCCTTGCTGGCCCCAAGAGTCagtctccttttttctttttgttccattttaattCAGGTTGTCAGTCCTAGCTGGGAGGGACACTGCCAACTTTCATGCCTGTAACTTCCATGCCTGTAATGCACCATGCACACCTATATAAAAACATAAGGCTTGAAGGTGACTAGGGCTAATAATATGCCCCTTCCTTCAGctctagaagctgggaatgagttgCTGAAGCAAGTATGTAAGTATTTATAATGTCCTCATCACCCTCGTATCTGGGCAGTACAGCAGATGGTGCATGTTGACAAAAGGTGTAGTGAGGGGAAAATCTTATGGTGGTTTCAgtccaaatttttaaaagtgttactGAAAGGCATAAATACCTTTTGAGAAATATGCTGATTATGAATGAATAAAGAGAGGCTATAAATGAAGTTTGTGACTTCGATGTGTGTGTCACTGTGTTGGGTTCTCCCGTGTTTGATAGGTGCTGGAATTGGACACACTAGTCGATAACTTATCTGTTGATCCTTACACTGGGGATATTTGGGGAGGATGTCATCCCAATGGCATGAAGCTGCTCTTCTATGATCCTGAGAATCTTCCTGGTTCTGAGGTTAGTTTGACAGATTCTTTTGGTAAATTAGACCGTGTCTATACTGTAAAACTATATTGTTTTAACTAGAACAATATAACTAAAGTGGTACAactgcaccctccctccccccccagtgtggatgcagttatacaagTATGAAAGTGTTTATACTGGTACAGATTATTCCGTTATGGGAAGGAGAATAAAACATTCTGGTGTAAGGTACCTTTATACTGGTATGACTGTGTCCACACTTGGGGTTGTACCAGAATAATTATTTCcattaaaacaaacacatttttcccCCTCACTCCATATTCCTAACCAAAATAGCTATACTaatacaaaatctgtgtgtagacaagacatTGGAGTGTCTCttctaaaacaaaacagaagaacaATGCAGAGCTTTAAAGCAATACTTCAGTCTGGTTTCTGTGGAATAGTGCTATCAGGCAGAAAAATCCACCATTGACGCTAATCTCTGTAGCATTTAATGGTGCTGAAGGGGAGAAACATTTCAGTTCTATCATATGGTATCTTTAGCCATAACCTCAAGGCACTGGTTATTGTGGATTATGTGAATCCAAGTATTTTTTGTTAACATTCCTGAATAAAACTAAATGCATCGGAATCAGGAAATAAGTTAAGCAGAAaggcccctttggaaatctcagctgGAGTTAAGCAACTGgcttccactgactttcaatgggagtcatGGGTATAACTCATTTAGGTCCCTTAGAAAATCCTAGCTGATGTCCCTGATTCACCATTGCGTTACTCTGCTCCGAGGCTCGAGTAACTGCACTGATATCTGAGGAGATACGCTGACATTAACTGGAGTAGCGGTTAATCAGGCTCAGATAGTTCTTGAGAATGGGCACTTCTTCAGCAGGTCACCTGAGAGAGCATGCTCCCTCTGGAGTGTAGACTTGCCAAAGCTGTGGTCCTCATCTCTGCCTTCCCAGGAACATACAAGCAACAAGCCATGCCTTGACTTGCTAAAACACTTAGACACCAAGATGACAGAGATTTAAAGAGCTATCAATATGGAGTTCATCAGATAGTGATAAAACTTACCCAGTGGATGACAGCTTACAGGACAGAGCAGAGAGTCTGATCTGCCTAGTGCCCCTGCTTTATTATGGCTACACTCCCACTTTCCCAACAAGTTATGTTCGACATGCTGCACAGCTGTGACCTCTCAGCCACCCTCACTGAGACAATCCCTCCAGCTGCTTGGACCTTGATCCTAAATCCGAGCTGACTTCACCCTGGATTCTGTGAACCACGAAGCAGAAAGTGCTTCTTCAGGTAGGGTGGTGGAAGGGCAGGGCATATGTACAGTGAAGAAGATTGGGAAGGTGTGGGCTGCGGTCAGAAATAGCTTAAAGTAGATGGGTCTGGAAAAAGCCACAGCCCGCTTTGCTTTTTTGACCTGCAAGATAGCAACTGCCAAGAGAGCACAGCTCACAGCCATGGAAAAGGTGATACATGGATGGGTAGGGTGGAATTTCCAAAAGCACTAAATTGAGGTAGGGAGCTCAAGTCCCATGGACTGACTTGTGCTTCTGTGTCATTTCAATgcttttggaaaatcccaccccttAGCTAACGTTTCATATTAAAAGGAATTACCCATGCATAACCTTTCAGACTCCATTTCCCTCCTAACTAGTGGCTCGACTCCAAATTTACTTTAAGAGCTTGAACTCAGACCATTGTGAGCCTTGCCAGATAACATCTCTTAAAATGCCTCCATAACCACCAGAAAAAATCTCCATCTGATCGTTCAGTCAATTCCAGGCTGCTTTCCCTGCAGCTGCAGTCTAATTAAATGTTGATGAACCTCATGTTTGGTGCTAGCTCAGTTTAATTGTATTCGTAAAAGAAATATTGCCTGAGAATAGAGCAAGGCTAAATTTGTCCTTGTTCTTTCTCATTTACCCTTTAGATTTTATAATGGCTACTAGTGAGCTGCTTTCTGCCATCCTTGCTCTTgtgtgatttcagtgagagtatACCATTAAAATACCAACGGGAACACTTGAACAGTATGATGCTCCTCCGTGTGAATAAGAGTGGCTGAATCTGGTCCTGTGGgtttaaacctttttaaaatttgacaaattggaaaggttcagaaaagcacACCAAGAAGTCctgtctatttagtttaacaaagagatggttaagaggtgacttgatcatgatcTAAAAGTACCTAAAAAAGGAAGAGGATTTCTGAAttagaagggttttttttaatctagcagacgAACATACTGAGCGATCtaatggctgaaagctgaagctagacaaatacagACTAAAAATGATGTGCACGTTTTTAATAGTAAGGTTAAGTAGCTGTAGGAACAACTCACCttgggatgtggtggattctccgtcacttgaagtcttttttttttttttttaaatcaagactgtaGAGCTTTCTGAACAGTCTGCTCTAGTTGGGAGCTTAATGCAGCAATcatttggtgaaattctatgacctgtgttatgcggGAGCACAGatcttaaggtcagaagggaccattatgatgatctagccTAAATTAATATGTCCTGTCTGTGCTGAACTCTGAACATCAGCGTCTATAAAAGTAGTACACCTTCTGTATTGACTGCCTGTAACTCTTCCCTCTTCAGGTAATCCGGATCCAGAACATTGTTTCTGCAAAACCTACCGTGACCCAGGTGTATGCTGAGAATGGCTCAGTGCTTGAGGGAAGTTCAGTTgctgcagtgcattctgggaaactGCTCATAGGCACAGTGTTCCACAAAGCTCTTTACTGTGAACTATAGTTCACTCTGGATAGACTTTGTTAGGGGGGAGGGTTCAGTTTCTTTTAAATTGCTAATTCCAAGCTACATTGCCATAAGTCATGAAAATGTATTCCTTGCCTTCCTCGCCTCAAGGAAATAACAAGTTCTGTTCAGTAGTGAATGGAAATGGATTTAAAGGTAAAAGAATGTGTGTGGGATTGTTGTTGGCCTGGGATCTTCCACATTAAAGTGTGGACGTAAATTACAAATtcaacattaaaagaaaatagcTGAAAATGAGTTGGTTCTTGAGTTACCAAGTGGGATCAGACTTCAGGGTTCTGTTTCTCTGGGAGAATTGATGATCTGCCTAGTGTGTAAAATAGTGGAGGCAGTGTTGAATAAACACGTCATTTCATGGTTTGGGTCACTAACCCAagtgctttgggggggggggggggctcgttTTCACCCCTCTGCCAATTTTCCCTATGCTGTCAGAAATCATTTGAAACCCATGTGTTGCCTTATCATGAACCTGTTCTCAGACATACTCTTGCCTGATTTGAGAGTATTAGGTGCATGATTTAAATAACCCTTCAAGGAATGAGTTCAAAAATCTCTACTTTCTGAAGAGGTCTGAAATGCCTTAACCAAACAGTGCCTTGGAGCCTGCAGTCTCCGCATACAGCCAGGGGAGCAGTGGTGAAAACTGCACCTCAGGGAAGGCCTTTAGCACAGAGAATGCAGTTTGTGCAGTATATGTTTAATTACCATGCTGTGTGAAACTGCCACACTCACGCCAAAGGATTCTACCAAACAAACTATTATAATGCTGTTTGCTAGAATGACACAGTCCACTCTGTGTAATCATTGTATTTGTGAGGCTCGTATGACCTTTGTCTGCTAGCCAATATGCTACTCCACCTCCTCTAGGCTAAAGCATTCTGCTACTGTTTCTCTGGCAAGAAGAGAGGCAGTATGGTTTTGGAGAGTGAACTCAGGGACAGCTGTGTTGCTAGGGACAGGTTACTTAACCACTGTCTTGCCCTTTCTTCAGCTGtagagtgggggagagagatgtcAAGGGCACAGAACAGTTATGAGGAATGACTGAAAATGTGAAAGCAGCATCACCTCAGTGCTAGCTCCCTGATCTGCAATGGGGGAACGCTGTACTGTATCTGGTACAACACTGATGCAGGAGCAAGTATCTAGGCAACCTGTCCTAAAGCTCTCTACCCATGGCTGGATGAGGATGGGTGGAGGGACTAGTAATATTCtaaaccaggggtaggcaacctatggcacgcaagCTGATGTTCAGTGGCACtctcactgcccgggtcctggcccccagtccaggggggagggggctctgcattttaatttaattttaaatgaggttcttaaacattttaaaaaccttatttactttacatacaacaatagtttagttatctattatagacttatagagaccTTCCAAAAATGTTAACATGgattactggcacatgaaaccttaaatcagtgaataaatgaagactcggcccaccacttctgaaaggtggCCAACCCCTGTTCTAAACCATGAGAGCAAAATGTCAGCCTCCGAGGTAGAATTCTAGCCCAGGGTTAAAAAAGGCCTGATGTATTATCAGCCAAAGAATAGAGAGAGCTGCTCTTGGTTCCCTTCCCTATTGCTACCCCTGCCTCCGTGTTCAGGTTAGACTCTGCTCGCTCCAGATCCTCTCTATGATGTCTGAGCCACTTTTCCAGACATGTCTAGCATCAGTGCTGCTAATGGGGAGAGAGCATTGTGCAAAGTGAGCAACTCAGGTGTGGATGCTACCAGTGAGTTACAAGGGGATAAAACAGTAAATTTCCTGTACCATGGTGGCTAGGTTGTTGTGACTTGGCGATCTAAGGAAGTTTTTAATTTCTGCACTACTAGATTACTTTCTAATCACAGCACAGTTTTTGGCAGCAGCAACTCCAGTCAGGTGGAGAATGCATTGTTTTTACAGAAACACCTTAGGGCCTGCTGGGGTCTGGCTCAAGGGGAATACAAAGCAACTGTATGGCCCCTCACTGGCTACTCTAGGGGTCATGCCAGCATGTGCAGAATCAGTTCTGCACCCTTTCTCCACTGATGGGCCCCAGCtctagtgggggtggggagaggcatggCCAAGGCATTCCTGTGACCTGGCTATTTGCTCACTGCTGTAACAGCCCAAGGGCTCATGGGAACCAGAGCACAGGTTAGGGCTGCCCCACCTCAACCACCCCTGGAAGCTAACTAGAAGCCACATGTGATTTCCTCAGAGCGGTGAAGAGCCTGGGTCTGGAACAGAGGGGAGGTGCCTTACATCTGGTGCAAACTGCATGTGCTCTGAGGAACTCTGCATCAGTACCAGCATGAACCTAACCCCCAAATCCCAGAGAATGCACTGTGTGCTCATTTGCCTTTATTTTAGGGGGAACAAACTGGCTCCCCCAGAagcttctctccctgcagcatTTGTTTAATATGAACAGTAGGGAAagcacagcttcctcctcccccactttttccAAACAACAAACTGGGCCCTTTTGGGGGAAGTACTAATAGAAAGTCACATCTTCAAATATACTTAGTTCTGGAATATGCTCTAGTCTTGTGGTTAATTAAACAAAATTCTTATAAGGAAAAACATCacctgaaataaataaaatgttgatCTTTACGGTATCATGTTTCTGATGAgcaatatattgatttttttaatttgaaattgtgGCATCATAATACTCAGTGGCTCATTATAAACAACATTTAGCTTTACTACTCCCTGTGCTTTTCCTAATTCATTAATAGATGTAGAGTGTCTAAAATGTAGTTGATTGTAAACCTGGTAACCATGAATGTTCTCATCTTTATTAAAAGAAATTACACCGCAGAGTTCTTATACAAAATCTGATCCATCTTTAGATTAAACCTTCTTCAAATGAATGTAAAATGATTTGGAATCATCATTTTGTCCATTATCCTAATTTTTGGTCCTGTATTGatcctggtttttattttaattgtagcTGTGTCTCTTCCTCACAGCTGTGGTATGTATGTTCTGCTGTCAGTCATGAATTCTAAGATGTAACAATGGAATGgggaaaaattaaatgaatagcTACAGGCATTACTActatatcatatatatatatatatgagataTAGTAGTACCTCACAGTACATTAAAAATCATGCAAACGCATTATCTTATGCTTACAAAACTCTTTGGCCTCTGAGGAGCCATGTGTTGTCAGTACCGGGGGCCCTATGCTGCTCTGGCCATCTCATCTGGTCTGTCTTTTGTATAGGCACAAGATACGTGTCTGTCTGAACCCTGTAGGGTCCCAGTCACTAACTGTTTGCCCTGCTGTGAGGGGCACAGGGTTCCCTGTAGCTCCTGAGTTTTCTAGGTTAATCACTGGCAGTTGGACACAGCACTACCTTCAATATAGGCCCTGGTAGTGCTGTCTCAAAAAACTTAGTACAGAGTGACCTTTAAACACAGCTTAATTATACAACAGAAACATGGACATTAAACACAACTCTACATGTAAAGTGATTTCTAGCAGAAATCTCTAGCAACAGGACCAAATGACTCAGCCACATTTCAAGCCCGACCTACCGATGGGTCAAGTCTGTTTTTTCTGCATGCCATTTTTCCAGTTTCACTACTTGGCTGTGGTCTGGGCACACAGTCCTCTTACTTGCCTTCTATCCACATGCATTTTCTGCAAAGAACAACTACAGCACATGAAACTACTTATGTAAAGCTATGGCTGCAATTTGACATACAGCTGCTAAAATacatggaagaggaggaagaccAGCCTATGCTTGTAGACAGTAAAACACTTCTACATACCACCTCCTCCCTTGGGAGACTGAGGTCAGAAATTCCAAGTGATATCTGTCTTTGATCCCCTTTTAAAGCCCCCCTACAGTCCAAGTGGTAGATTGTGGAACATACAATTTTCAACATAGCATAAGGTACCACTCACCAAACAGGACCAGCAGGAAATACTGATGAAAACTACACAGCAGATAGGAGGCAAGCCATTGCAGGACTATGGAGTAAATTGTATAGAACCAATTTGTGGTGGGGAGTGGCAGGAAGGATGGAGAGAAGCAACTGAGTTGAGGGGAGGGTTGGAAGAGTGAGTTATACAGTGTACCAATAAACAAGAACAGCATTAGTACCTTAGCGTTTAAAGGGTTAAAATGATCCTTTCACCCTCTTGAGGTGGTGACCATGTTGCTGAAACATGACACTTGGTGACACCAGCTATTGGGAAACTTAGAGCCTGAACTCAGAACCTTTTCCATCCAGATTCAGTGGTGACTATTTTGGTCCAGATACtgccaggagtaactccattgcagTGATGGCCGTTACTTCTGCTATATACAGTTATTAAATTTGTGCTGAGCAGGAGAACAGCGCCATAAGGTGGTATGAGAAATGCCCATTACAATTTTCAGTTTGGTCACGAGTGAATTGACACGATACTGTACTTGCCTTACCAAAAGTGATACAGCTCTCTTTAAAAAGTTTTGCCATGGCCCCAACGATTTACGTTGCACTGAACTGCTAGTGGCCTATTTTCTAGGTCCACTTAGGAAGATCATATATGAGCAGGTGTGTTACATTTCAACACTGCATTAAGAAAAATCAGCCATATAATGCCACGTAGTATGGTTTTTAACGAAATTGTGATGCACTGGGAATATATCTCTACAATTTATGGTTGATATTGTGAAGTTGTATTATAAAAAACAACGGTCACAAATAACTATGTGTATGTTGTTCCACCTCTGCTGACAGTTCTGTAGCTGGTACACACCCGACAGGGACAATGGAAAATACTTAAGGTTACTACTAACAGTACTTAGACCTCGGTATCCTAAAAAACAGCTGCATCCTTACAAATCCATTGTTAGCTTGAAGTGGAGACTCATCAGGAGCAGAACAAAGGCAGGGAAGTGACCAAGAGTTGTTCCAAGGGAACCCACTGGAACAggggtgccagtcaggaagcgtcAGGCAGGGTAAGGTCACACAAGCTGGGTAAGGGGCTTTGCAGGAGGGGAGAGCTCAGCCATCATGTAACACCCTGCCTGCCTTCATGGACACCAATGATCCCTAAGTACTCCCAAGAGAAGACTGAGCCAGGTGGGCTTAGGAGCTCCATTTCCAAGGGGTAACAGACAGCCTCAGGGTCCAGGAAATGttgcagagaggccaagggaggAACCACTGTTGCAGCCTGCCAAGGTTCCAAAGGTTTAAACCACCCATGGGGGATCCAGAGCTCAGAGGCTCGGATTCCCTTCCCAGACATCCTAGTGGGTGGCCCGCAAGAGGCACTCACTAGGACCTGTGATAAGAATCATGGAGTGTAATAAGATCAAACCTGAATCCTGAATGCTGCACCATTTGTCCTGATCTTCCGGCTAACAGATGAGTTTAAAATCAACTTTAGACTTGCTGGGAAAGGAAGAACAAACAATTATGTGAAAGCCACCAAAAGCACAACTAAAGGCTTGACTACAAGGAGAAATAGCCCAGAATAGCTAGCTTGCCATGTGGACACTTATTCTGCACTAAGAGTGCCTTTCTGTGGCTTAATCTTTTTTGGAATAGCTGTTGTGTTTTAAAGTCACATCCTATCTTATTCTGCAATAGACAGATCCTAACACATGGCAGTAGTTGTCCAAACTGGGTAACATCTTATTAATTCTGGAATGAATAACAGAGGCGTGAAGACTAAATAAAAATTCTTGTAACAAGTTTCAGTAGTTCTCTTTTTATTGCATTCGTTGTCTAACAATAATACTCATTGGCAAGAAATTTATTTacactaacaaattaattttaatcaaaggtgattgggtttttttaaatctgtaagaAAACAAAGGGCCACCATGATGTTTTGCTTTGAATGCCTCCAAATTACCAAATGTAAAGGAA
The Natator depressus isolate rNatDep1 chromosome 2, rNatDep2.hap1, whole genome shotgun sequence DNA segment above includes these coding regions:
- the LOC141983137 gene encoding serum paraoxonase/arylesterase 2-like gives rise to the protein MGKVLVLALAGILAALFGERLMELRRKLNGSRELEPVELPNCHLIKGIERGSEDIDILPDGLAFISSGLKYPGLNSFAPDKPGEIFLMDLNDENPRAIELRISRGFDLASFNPHGISTYIDKDDSVYLFVVNHPEFKSTVEVFKFVEDENALVHLKTIRHELLSSLNDVVAVGPDHFYATNDHYFSDSILMYLEMFLGLTWSNVVYYSPTEVKEVASGFYSANGINISPDKKYVYIADLLAHSIHVMEKHANWSLTQLKVLELDTLVDNLSVDPYTGDIWGGCHPNGMKLLFYDPENLPGSEVIRIQNIVSAKPTVTQVYAENGSVLEGSSVAAVHSGKLLIGTVFHKALYCEL